ctgcgatgggctggccccccatcctgggttgttccctgcctcgtgcccattgcttccgggataggctccggacccccgtgacccagtagaataagcggtttggaaaatggatggatggatggatgtatatcttatcatacccctgagtatgagaacctgagtacttgtctctttctgtgtaaatagactcaataaacaatacattttattcataactgtctatgtctgtttaattaccacagcgacataaataaataaataaataaaattgtaaccatagttttaagctgtttattaaatacatcaatatcaagaaaacgaagaataatggatgaatgtgattacaagaaatggagaaatttgttcatgcttttttgaaaacatgcctcaaaatgattagcatttcaatctaacttgaaatgtatcagaaaaaaaaatcattaacggagattttgcagcgccggggagggtctcttcgcttcgcaaaaaaaatccttcaatttcattggctgccactgtgttatggctatacgcgaccggccgctcgcgggtgccggaaaatttcctttattttcaaatccaaaccttgacaggtatgctgctgactgttccaaatcatgggtgcatgttacaagtgcggaacatattttaacttaatattcggtataactataatttcgttctccatttgcatgcccgaagtgtctttaagtgttatgtagttttgcctgaaacgcaaaaataaaacgaagcaattaaagccaatcaattgctcaaatgctgctgtggtgattgaagaacttttgtcggaagtgggattcgaacccacggcttacttcggagaacagaatatcccTTGCGTTGGAAGGCCAGTTAAGTCGTGCGTGGcgtctgagaccgctcggccatgcggcAGTTTACTTTTAAaccgtaaggagtaggttaagtccagccttggcttccaagctgacgtttttctacatatgtgcttgtgtatcatggacagtaagagggggcaggcaaggagagaatttctctctttggggatcaatagagtgttattattataacgtctaaaaagtatgatggtctgtcgataaatcaataagaaaataaatgaagtcgttttcgcgaacacgctggaaaagccaggggccggaccgactgtagggggcgtggccagagacagcctgctgaccatagctgtcaagtctcccgttttggccgggaaactaccgtattttacttctctttcccgccgtcctcccgtattagtattttcccgtaaatctcccttataataatatatatatattatattatatagttgctggatagtgtagtggtaagatcgccgcctttcacacgggagaccggggttcgaatccctgttgtggccagaaacactagagattgatgaggtacaacacgaaacatgaaaaattaatagaaaatgtgcaatgaaaataaaatgtaaatgacaaatggttattttatatttcttgtacacctTGTACACCTaatttcttaaaatgtaagggatactggagcctggttgcggtggtgggatggctcgcgcgggcggcgagaatagtttagcttaacttcccttaacttttcccattcattttcaatggtagtgcttaacagtacaCAAAAgcaatgacgttttacccttatcactaccgacagtcgacacaactggattttggaaaagagcagcagagagtgagtagtatttcagtaaatttggtgattcacctaaaagaaaaaccgcccggtcgaacggaaaggacgactttccaaggtaaactgaacagcaatcttatattttcttaaatattccgatgtatttcacattccaaaatcgaactggatgctgtacgttttacggagcccctcgcgaagctctctgtgtaatgctgaagtagttattcactcgctccataggtagcattgcttttgaaatatttaataattaatattcaatttttaatgcacaatttaaataaaaacatgtttgactttggaaattaaggcgggtaccgtttataagaattccactcatcgtgaggaatccaaaagtatcttttattagtggcccggtaaagcagtacatttattaagctagtgagaatctcatatgcatgcacacacacaaacagtcactcttcaggattcagtataaattaaggaatcaatattatttgtggttcatttgtggttttttcactttgctttcaggtttgcaagttgttggagtccatgatgctaaaggttctttcccttcaattatggaggataattctggatgtcatgatcagaatttttcatccaagttctttattattcatcttgttttggccacgttcaggcccgttttgatgcctgtgttctgtttgttccattgttcaagactatgcagccagagatgacctggagggagtttcaaaaatctcctttttatgaggctgaaaagcagcgttggtcagcggagagaaaaaagtaacacactacctgctacttcaagagcagcgttatttgtaaaaattttaaatgttttccatatacactctgtccactttattaagaacagctattttgtgtctgggctcatttttcactgacaaataatgcatggcaacaggtgggttacaatcagattgtaaaaattgccgctgttaggtaggttttcttaaagaagtggcaagcatagtttttttttaaaacaaaaaaagtaaagattgttttatattctttatagttcagtattgtttgaatatacacttgcagcattttaacatatggttaatatgttccttgtttgttcctgattctctaaggtcataaattatccctgagcatctctcaaagtgtggggcagttaccccaatggctaaattccccatcgtgaccctttcagatctgtcctattaatcattccctatccactggctaaatctctcttgtctcatcaccacctcaaccagtgtggtgagtctaagaaagtgttacggcgtcagtcaggagttttgggcacacctacctatagaattgtttctttgtactattctttacattttgtaatatttataaagacatcataactataaagtaatacacatggaattatgcactactcagaaaagttatttaaaaaaaataatttgttgggggggacaattctgttggaactcagaaggttgccggttcaaatcccagggctggccgagtgatcccaccattgggcccttgagcaaggcccttaaccccagctgctccagggactgactgatcctgctttctactttatactagtttaatgaggtggcctcctggaatgcttttccagctctcctgaaggagccgtctcatatatgctgagcactcagccgattttcttcaactctctggtcagactccttgaaaaacatttctactgggtttagctcaagtatccaggtaatatgacccagtccctttgtaggcagagtggtgtgtccaaattactgactggtactgtatgtctaactatctgacagttgttaaaatgctgcagcatcactgttagtattgtcataacaatgctatttttaattatgctttttgttttgattcaggattcaatgagtcatttgttaacatgctacaaaatgcatgcattaacactgctgtttaagaaaattaatcatttcatctatttaatatttgacatacactaccgttcaattatataccctgtgacaagacttgattggggtcagttttatcctacaaaaggataatgacccaaaccaaacctccaaaatgtgttagcaatatttaaagaataagcagtcagacataccaggagattgatgcagaggactgccagttgctgataataggcctctatatgtagatgtggataaaattttgtgaattgcatgaaaatgtgtttttctttggaaaacaaagaaatttgcatgtgatcccaaacttttgagcggtaatgtatatcttgggggtggcatggtggtgcagtggttagcactgttgcctcacacctctgggacccaggtttgagtcgccgcctgtgtcacatgtgtgtggagtttgcatgttctccccatgtcgtcgtggggggtactccggtttccccccacagtccaaaaacatgctgaggctaattggagttgctaaattgcccataggtgtgcatgtgagagtgaatggtgtgtgagtgtgccctgcgatgggctggccccccatcctgggttgttccctgcctcgtgcccattgcttccgggataggctccggacccccgtgacccagtagaataagcggtttggaaaatggatggatggatggatgtatatcttatcatacccctgagtatgagaacctgagtacttgtctctttctgtgtaaatagactcaataaacaatacattttattcataactgtctatgtctgtttaattaccacagcgacataaataaataaataaataaaattgtaaccatagttttaagctgtttattaaatacatcaatatcaagaaaacgaagaataatggatgaatgtgattacaagaaatggagaaatttgttcatgcttttttgaaaacatgcctcaaaatgattagcatttcaatctaacttgaaatgtatcagaaaaaaaatcattaacggagattttgcagcgccggggagggtctcttcgcttcgcaaaaaaaatccttcaatttcattggctgccactgtgttatggctatacgcgaccggcccccgcgtgacaggcggggatactcaccactatactaacgaggaaatTTACGCGCACTGCTTTTACatattcaagataaacagcggatgactattaacatttgcgagtaatcaatgattgtacaaaattttctttcttacacaaagaaaatgttgagggcagaatgaaaaatgattgtctgtctatctgaaccaatcagattgtctgtctatctgaaccaatcagattgtctgtctatctgaaccaatcagattgtctgtctatctgaaccaatcagattgtctgtctatctgaaccaatcagattgtctgtctatctgaaccaatcagattgtctgtctatctgaaccaatcagattgtctgtctatctgaaccaatcagattgtctgtctatctgaaccaatcagattgtctgtctatctgaaccaatcagattgtctgtctatctgaaccaatcagattgtctgtctatctgaaccaatcagattgtctgtctatctgaaccaatcagattgtttttcttacacaaaaaattattccgttttcaaaacacttttgtgcaagaaatgctcccatgagcctgtgtttagtgcctacagaggtcttctttttgccactggtacaggagagtacgggtcccaccttgccacagccaggcacctccacgccatcgacgggccgcggaatctcgatggagcgcacgttgccgtacttgcaacactcctcccggatgtcctccaggatctcctcgtagtcctcgtcgtccaccagctcctcgggcatgaccatgttgaggaggcacagcacctccgtgggcatgccggagctctgcagccgctgcagccctggaacctgcagcgtcaccggcgtctcgatgatggccgtctgtcccggggggcgacaagagtgtcagataccccctgatcgtccaatcgtctcgagtaacagcgagaaatttacatggacccaaataaacccaagaaataggggcattaagcttcctgggaggcacccaggaaccaagttgggtttaggacatcagaaaggcggcagccgagggcaaatactcacagcgttggcattcttagcccccacgcttgcccgctggacgatgagcttcttgtctccgagctgcatgccattgagtccagccacggcctgcgggatgcatcccacacaagcgtcagcaattccatccggaagccccgagtcaccccagaccttccagctgctgccccacctcacgcacctggtcagtggcactgatgtccacgtattcacagaaagcgtaacccttagacagtgacgtggcactgtccttcacaaggttgaaggccttaagaggtccgaacgacgtcaagagttccttcacctgggcaagaggaggagacgcgggggggcgattagcccgacagtccaggcacggcgcctcgctagaaatgctaatcttaactgtgggagaagcagcatgttaaactttgcaaaacgacatgaggaaacagtgaagacatcaggaaaatggctttatgacaagtggctcgacattacggtgcaacactagagctcaaagccccctgtgccctttctgcatgacttacttactgggagcgtacaaaagtaactattttgattcttgtcaatgaatgataacacagattccccccccccatcctacagcatatacaacacaactgaattcctaatcaagttctctgataattccaactacgaattttgaaatatggaccgagttgcatctgattttaagggccacaataattaagctagatggtatataaaaaaaaaactaaataaaaacagctaattatatgttaagtgttccatgtatacaatgtggagggggggggggcgactcggcagaacacaaacccagccgaatcactgacttcctgttcttaaaaccaagaaccacattggtgcagttaattagagggacaaagcctacaggagataaactcacaggtaaagctaagagccgccacagggtcctgctaaaggggccacggcttgaagccaaacaggacgaaatagctctgctaacatcattcctcacttattctacaggaatctactgtaaagccgcattaaccactgacttcagaaaggagtcacctgggacactggcagccacaagagggcgctacctcctaccttctcttaggggcaaaaaaaaaaaaaaatcaaatttataccctgtgatcagcataataagtctctccccagccttcaacccccaaaaaaaggaccccatatgcttaagagcactccaggacagagcccccccacaggggcaggccgtcgacagggaggatatccgtgcgagggacggaatgtcttacttgccttgtgttacatgttggcatggcagcagtaggtcagtactactgaacaaattatgagcgaagacttaacgatcttacaggcccctagctggggacaaagtggggaacaaaaatgaaagagctgtaagtatcaaagcggtagcagggactgcaaaaaaaatgtaaacaccaggatacaagcagcggtttccatttcacctgtctatggcacatttactggctttgacgtgaaatacattaacagttctgctggattcaaactctctccccccagtgctgctttggtacagccttcctcttgacttggattacatgtgactcacactggataagaaagattacgatgacaatccgaaaaggaggaaaaaaatcaaagaaaaacaaactgactgcacttctcacttacctttcactgaaaccgcgatcactatcttgtgggctgagtcttgccatttttaacagtttaggctaaagtgagtgggacaccggagctcaaaatgttacaatgcaggggtggacgcaaaacgttttgcgattaacttttgcaaaataaataggtaaactattaaatgcctgtatggattatgtctataatgggccgatttcagtggggtggcgatataggaagaaaaaaaaaaaatcataaaagatgctaatgagaagtagaaaatgtctaaaatgtgaccctttcaacactttcagagtaagacgacctcatctgtgcatgttgttatggtaatattatccatcactgacgtcataacagaatagggcatggggcacgatgtgaaaactccagtgaagctgataatcgttcaccgggaaaaaggtccgaagtattttctgcctttcgagcgacacagcaatgtagggaacgattcttccgcagctccccatcgctgttaacgggatgtgaagtcatcgttctcagtgtgcggacatggacgtgagacacggcacgtctgcgaatactgaagcgtttggggacttggtcgatctcccccacatttcaagcacagtctatggtagtgtttcccagcccagtcctcgggggtacccccccggtcagtccacgtttttgcttcctctcagcgcacctgtaccaggtattcggtgttcctgattggctgggagctaggagggagcgaaaatgtggacagtcggcggttccccgaggactgggattgggcaaacacaggtgtacggcaatgtggaggtattcgtcagttaggtgacgcgcagatgactcgattttaaattttcatgcagcaaaacgacgcggctgattcatccgactaacactcagcaattaacccgatatacaaatattccagggtacccagcaacaggcagcacagggactggctacgtgactggttcggcaagccgccagctgtaaggcacgtttcccaaagcctttgttgctaataaggttatttgctaacaacattagcaacttacaactgaatggttccaactatgcaagtcgataacatgaggttttgggaaacgtaccttttacattagcggggtctcaatatcttcataatttacagctggataaacaatgagcgtaatgtaactgtcaactcattacctacatgtctaataaatgtttaataaatcccatgaatatctttaaaaaaaaaaaaaaaaaaacctcaaatgtgcggctattttcagcagctagctttaaacatgatgctgacatttgaccccccagtatcttgtaatgaattttaagcggtgaggtaactttgacaggctttcttttcctactaatcagttacacagagacgagtgtttattttatgtatgtatgtatgtgcgtgcgcgtgcgtgcgtgcgtgcgtgtgtgtgcatgcctgcttgagttccacgtgcagcagtgggacagaaacacaggagggttgtgggtcggctccccggcgacagagactgagggcggggtacctgatcgtcactgagatagttgggcaggcctccgacaaagagcttgtgtggcgagtctggaaccacggtggagacgacccctgcagacagagcggcacggcgcccaaagccggccgatcacagcaaaccgtcaacatgccggataatgaccacgagcaaacggcgcgagtgaaataagccaacttcaaatcagtatgacgtcgttatcttctatataatatcagataaatgtaactccagcaaaaaaatacctaaatactggggcagtttgacgactgttttttgtctctcccatcttgctctccatgggagatgctgacacatgcagcaccagtcaaaagtatggacacacctgctcttaatgcatttgtctctattttagctgttattcaccttatagtaaaaggcctttgggcatggaagttatgcatatgaagtactgcaaagacaaaatttttgtctcttcaaaataggagccattggcttcgatgacagcattgcggactcaaccagctaacatatgtacccacctggaccgtttctccaacagtcctcgagtttccacaagttctgcgcgcaagctggctaccttactcttactctcatccaactgatcccaaaccagctctatagagtttaggttggggggctgtggggaccatctctttcctagttcacaaggtaataagctacttgcataaccttcaaggtgggctttgggtcattatcttgctgaaaaaacaagtcattttcagtaggtgtgtccagaatttttgactagaataggagccagcaaccctagaacaatttgggggttagggtccttgctcaagggcccagtggtgaaatcactctgccaaccctggtatttgaaccagcaaccttcttttcatgggcaaacatcacagagccacacagcctatgttaacagtaagaagtgagtgactgagctgtgtgtgtgtgtgtggctcagctggttaggatgccagcgttatcatcagaagatcactggttcacatcactggtgatcacaccactgggccggcgagtttgctctagggacaggctgaccctgatttctcaaaaaaaaaaaaaaaaaaaaaaaaaaaaaaaaaacattcttcactttggataaaactgtctgctaaatatttacaacattaagtaaataaaagtgaaagtctccctctttatatgacaagacatccgcagcttgcgaaggacagtcagtccgtaacgagtacaaaaaactggccttgccgatcggctcttcaaaggtaaataaagattaaggttatgacggcgacaagcaaaacggacctggtacgtggaaggcgggctgctctgagatgccaggcagggggcgatagtcgtggggccgcctgatttttaacgactgaccctggaaaatgatgccgtcgaaggccattgcctgcgtggtttcatccacggaccgaaactagggcagaacgaagaacgtcgttaatcagggaaggctgcggtctccgcctggacacagcagccattaggcaggaaagactcttacttcaaggaaggcaaagttcttgtcctggtttatctgaacagcgaggacgggattggtgggaccttgacataagccagccaatcgcatctgggtattgaagaaatccgccatggcctcctaaaaagacaggcagacacactgaatgaagacaggcagacgtctgaagacatcaaaacaggcaaacgagaaaaaaaatgactgacaagtctagtacatttatctatttattttgcggacactttcatccaaagcaacatacatttcat
This DNA window, taken from Brienomyrus brachyistius isolate T26 unplaced genomic scaffold, BBRACH_0.4 scaffold69, whole genome shotgun sequence, encodes the following:
- the LOC125725666 gene encoding splicing factor U2AF 65 kDa subunit-like isoform X3: MSDFDEFEKQLSENRQAAGQIPTIALLATSTTSGVAVTPTQVPMVGSQMTRQARRLYVGNIPFGLTEEAMADFFNTQMRLAGLCQGPTNPVLAVQINQDKNFAFLEFRSVDETTQAMAFDGIIFQGQSLKIRRPHDYRPLPGISEQPAFHVPGVVSTVVPDSPHKLFVGGLPNYLSDDQVKELLTSFGPLKAFNLVKDSATSLSKGYAFCEYVDISATDQAVAGLNGMQLGDKKLIVQRASVGAKNANATAIIETPVTLQVPGLQRLQSSGMPTEVLCLLNMVMPEELVDDEDYEEILEDIREECCKYGNVRSIEIPRPVDGVEVPGCGKVGPVLSCTSGKKKTSVGTKHRLMGAFLAQKCFENGIIFCVRKTI
- the LOC125725666 gene encoding splicing factor U2AF 65 kDa subunit-like isoform X4: MSDFDEFEKQLSENRQAAGQIPTIALLATSTTSGVAVTPTQVPMVGSQMTRQARRLYVGNIPFGLTEEAMADFFNTQMRLAGLCQGPTNPVLAVQINQDKNFAFLEFRSVDETTQAMAFDGIIFQGQSLKIRRPHDYRPLPGISEQPAFHVPGVVSTVVPDSPHKLFVGGLPNYLSDDQVKELLTSFGPLKAFNLVKDSATSLSKGYAFCEYVDISATDQAVAGLNGMQLGDKKLIVQRASVGAKNANATAIIETPVTLQVPGLQRLQSSGMPTEVLCLLNMVMPEELVDDEDYEEILEDIREECCKYGNVRSIEIPRPVDGVEVPGCGKEACCLKQNSEVCRNLSEFLSQALRNF